The Streptomyces seoulensis genome contains a region encoding:
- a CDS encoding bile acid:sodium symporter family protein encodes MPIDPYIALLLGTVGLAALLPARGVAADVASGASTAAIAFLFFLYGARLSTREAMDGLRHWRLHLTVLACTFLVFPLLGLAARGLVPALLTQPLYQGLLFLTLVPSTIQSSIAFTSIARGNVPAAICAGSFSSLVGIVVTPLLASVLIGGPGGGFSADALVKIVLQLLVPFLAGQLLRRWIGDFVARHKKVLGLVDRGSILLVVYTAFSEGMAQGIWHQVSPLRLGALLLVEAVLLAVMLALTWYGARALGFGRADRIAIQFAGSKKSLASGLPMAGVLFGAHASLAVLPLMLFHQMQLMVCAVIAKRRARDPEEPPAPAAQVPRPRVGPGGGEAP; translated from the coding sequence CTGCCCATCGACCCGTACATCGCGCTGCTCCTCGGCACGGTGGGCCTGGCCGCGCTGCTGCCCGCGCGGGGCGTCGCCGCCGACGTGGCCTCCGGCGCCTCCACGGCCGCCATCGCCTTCCTGTTCTTCCTCTACGGCGCCCGCCTCTCCACCCGCGAGGCGATGGACGGACTGCGCCACTGGCGGCTCCACCTCACCGTGCTGGCCTGCACCTTCCTCGTCTTCCCGCTGCTCGGCCTGGCCGCGCGAGGACTGGTCCCGGCCCTGCTGACCCAGCCGCTCTACCAGGGGCTGCTGTTCCTCACCCTGGTGCCGTCGACCATCCAGTCCTCCATCGCCTTCACCTCCATCGCGCGCGGGAACGTGCCCGCCGCCATCTGCGCGGGCTCCTTCTCCTCCCTCGTCGGCATCGTCGTCACCCCGCTGCTCGCCTCCGTACTGATCGGCGGTCCGGGTGGCGGCTTCTCCGCCGACGCCCTGGTCAAGATCGTGCTGCAACTGCTGGTGCCGTTCCTCGCCGGGCAGCTTCTACGGCGCTGGATCGGCGACTTCGTCGCCCGGCACAAGAAGGTGCTCGGACTGGTCGACCGGGGCTCGATCCTGCTGGTCGTCTACACCGCGTTCAGCGAGGGCATGGCCCAGGGCATCTGGCACCAGGTGAGCCCGCTGCGGCTCGGCGCGCTGCTCCTCGTGGAGGCCGTCCTGCTCGCCGTGATGCTCGCCCTGACCTGGTACGGCGCGCGGGCCCTCGGCTTCGGCCGCGCCGACCGCATCGCCATCCAGTTCGCCGGGTCGAAGAAGTCCCTCGCCTCCGGACTGCCCATGGCCGGCGTCCTGTTCGGCGCCCACGCCTCCCTCGCCGTACTGCCGCTGATGCTCTTCCACCAGATGCAGCTCATGGTCTGCGCGGTCATCGCCAAACGCCGCGCCCGCGACCCCGAGGAGCCCCCGGCCCCGGCCGCCCAGGTGCCCCGCCCGCGCGTGGGACCGGGCGGCGGCGAAGCCCCGTAG
- a CDS encoding LysR substrate-binding domain-containing protein has translation MYDPTHLRTFLAVAQTLNFTQAARRLGLRQSTVSQHVRRLEEAAGRQLFARDTHSVELTGDGEAMLGFARRLLEVQEQAAAYFSGARVRGRLRFGASEDFVLTRLPEILEGFRHDHPEVDLELTVELSGTLHERLAEGKLDLVLAKRRPEDPRGRLVWRDDLVWIGAERLRLDPDRPVPLIVYPPPGITRARALETLDTQGRPWHIVCTSGSLNGLIAAARAGLGVMAHSRRLIPPGLVRVPERAGLPDLGGIDFVLTHGHRGGPAQEAADALAEAVLAGGERLRRQGG, from the coding sequence ATGTACGACCCCACGCACCTGCGGACCTTCCTGGCGGTGGCGCAGACGCTGAACTTCACGCAGGCCGCGCGGCGGCTGGGGCTGCGGCAGTCGACGGTGAGCCAGCATGTGCGCAGGCTGGAGGAGGCGGCGGGCCGCCAGTTGTTCGCGCGGGACACCCACTCGGTGGAGCTGACCGGCGACGGTGAGGCGATGCTCGGCTTCGCGCGGCGGCTGCTGGAGGTGCAGGAGCAGGCGGCGGCGTACTTCTCCGGCGCGCGGGTGCGGGGCAGGCTGCGGTTCGGCGCCTCGGAGGACTTCGTGCTGACCCGGCTGCCGGAGATCCTGGAGGGCTTCCGCCACGACCATCCCGAGGTCGACCTGGAACTCACGGTGGAGCTGTCCGGGACGCTGCACGAGCGCCTGGCCGAGGGCAAGCTCGACCTGGTGCTGGCCAAGCGGCGCCCCGAGGACCCGCGCGGCCGCCTGGTCTGGCGGGACGACCTGGTCTGGATCGGCGCGGAACGCCTCCGCCTGGACCCGGACCGCCCGGTCCCGCTGATCGTCTATCCCCCGCCGGGCATCACACGGGCCCGCGCCCTGGAAACCCTCGACACCCAGGGCCGCCCCTGGCACATCGTCTGCACCAGCGGCAGCCTCAACGGCCTCATCGCGGCCGCCCGGGCCGGGCTCGGCGTGATGGCCCACTCCCGCAGACTGATCCCGCCGGGCCTGGTCCGCGTACCGGAGCGGGCGGGCCTGCCGGACCTCGGCGGGATCGACTTCGTCCTGACCCACGGCCACCGCGGGGGACCCGCCCAGGAGGCGGCGGACGCTCTGGCGGAGGCGGTGCTGGCGGGCGGCGAGCGGCTGCGGCGCCAGGGCGGCTGA
- a CDS encoding AMP-dependent synthetase/ligase, with product MREFIDPVTETEPPVGGLADAVFDNARTDPQHIALGRKDDHGQWRDVTAAEFRDEVVALAKGLLAQGVRFGDRVAIMSRTRYEWTLFDFALWTIGAQVVPIYPTSSAEQCFWMLHDAEVTSAVVEHEDHAMTIATVIGRLPRLRQLWQLDANCVRELYDAGAHLDDEVVHRHRKAVTPDSTATVIYTSGTTGRPKGCVLSHGNFMFEADAVIRRWESVFHSKKGDQASTLLFLPLAHVFGRMVEVAALRGRVRFGHQPQLHAAALLPDLAAFRPTFILAVPYIFEKVFNSARRKAEKEGKATPFEKAVDVAVKYADALEAKAWGLGPGPSAGLRMQHQFFDKLVYSKVRAAMGGRIRNAMSGGSAMDRRLGLFFAGAGVQIYEGYGLTESTAAATANPPERTRYGTVGQAVPGVTVHVAEDGEIWLHGGNVFQGYLNNPKATDETLHDGWLATGDLGSLDEDGYLTITGRKKEILVTSGGKSVSPGVLEERVRDHPLVNQCIVVGNDRPYIAALVTLDQDAVDHWLQMRGKPRPSPAELVRDADLETEVRRAVVAANTLVSQAESIRTFRVLAQSFTEEHGLLTPSLKLKRKAIEKAYEREVEALYHS from the coding sequence TTGCGCGAGTTCATCGACCCTGTGACGGAGACCGAGCCACCTGTCGGCGGTCTGGCCGACGCCGTCTTCGACAACGCGCGCACCGACCCCCAGCACATCGCCCTCGGCCGCAAGGACGATCATGGGCAGTGGCGGGACGTGACCGCCGCCGAGTTCCGGGACGAGGTCGTCGCCCTCGCCAAGGGTCTGCTCGCCCAGGGTGTCCGCTTCGGTGACCGGGTCGCCATCATGTCCCGCACCCGCTACGAGTGGACCCTGTTCGACTTCGCGCTGTGGACGATCGGTGCCCAGGTGGTGCCGATCTACCCGACCTCCTCCGCCGAGCAGTGCTTCTGGATGCTGCACGACGCCGAGGTCACCTCCGCCGTGGTGGAGCACGAGGACCACGCGATGACGATCGCCACCGTCATCGGCCGGCTCCCCCGGCTGCGGCAGTTGTGGCAGTTGGACGCCAACTGCGTACGGGAGCTGTACGACGCCGGGGCGCATCTGGACGACGAGGTGGTGCACCGGCACCGCAAGGCGGTCACCCCGGACTCGACCGCCACCGTCATCTACACCTCGGGCACCACGGGCCGCCCCAAGGGCTGTGTGCTCTCGCACGGCAACTTCATGTTCGAGGCGGACGCGGTGATCCGGCGCTGGGAGTCGGTGTTCCACTCCAAGAAGGGCGACCAGGCGTCCACGCTGCTGTTCCTGCCGCTGGCCCATGTCTTCGGCCGCATGGTGGAGGTCGCCGCGCTCAGAGGCCGGGTCCGCTTCGGCCACCAGCCGCAGTTGCACGCGGCCGCCCTGCTGCCGGACCTGGCGGCGTTCCGGCCGACGTTCATCCTGGCGGTGCCGTACATCTTCGAGAAGGTGTTCAACTCGGCCCGGCGCAAGGCGGAGAAGGAGGGCAAGGCGACGCCCTTCGAGAAGGCGGTCGACGTGGCCGTGAAGTACGCCGACGCGCTGGAGGCCAAGGCGTGGGGGCTCGGACCGGGGCCTTCGGCGGGCCTCAGGATGCAGCACCAGTTCTTCGACAAGCTGGTGTACTCCAAGGTCCGCGCGGCGATGGGCGGCCGCATCCGCAACGCGATGTCGGGCGGCTCGGCGATGGACCGCCGTCTCGGCCTGTTCTTCGCGGGCGCGGGCGTGCAGATCTACGAGGGGTACGGCCTGACCGAGTCGACGGCCGCCGCGACCGCCAACCCGCCCGAGCGCACCCGCTACGGCACGGTCGGCCAGGCCGTCCCCGGTGTGACGGTGCACGTCGCCGAGGACGGCGAGATCTGGCTGCACGGCGGCAACGTCTTCCAGGGGTATCTGAACAACCCCAAGGCGACCGACGAGACCCTGCACGACGGCTGGCTGGCCACCGGCGACCTCGGTTCGCTGGACGAGGACGGCTATCTCACGATCACCGGCCGCAAGAAGGAGATCCTGGTGACCTCCGGCGGCAAGAGCGTCTCCCCCGGCGTGCTGGAGGAGCGGGTGCGCGACCATCCGCTGGTCAATCAGTGCATCGTGGTCGGCAACGACCGCCCGTACATCGCGGCGCTGGTGACCCTGGACCAGGACGCGGTCGACCACTGGCTCCAGATGCGCGGCAAGCCCCGGCCGAGCCCGGCCGAGCTGGTGCGCGACGCGGATCTGGAGACGGAGGTGCGCCGGGCGGTGGTGGCCGCGAACACACTGGTCTCCCAGGCGGAGTCGATCCGCACCTTCCGCGTCCTGGCGCAGTCCTTCACCGAGGAACACGGACTGCTGACGCCGTCGCTGAAGCTGAAGCGCAAGGCGATCGAGAAGGCGTACGAGCGTGAGGTGGAAGCGCTTTACCACTCCTGA
- a CDS encoding aldo/keto reductase, translated as MSSKVPPIILNNGVEMPQLGFGVWQVPDDEAERAVATALETGYRSIDTAAIYGNEEGTGKAIAASGLPREDLFVTTKLWNSDQGYDSTLRAFDTSLEKLGLDHLDLYLIHWPLPARDNYLDTYKAFEKLYSDGRVRAIGVSNFLPEHLQRLIAETSIVPAVNQIELHPQLQQRAAREFDAEQGIATEAWSPLGQGKGLLEVPAIVAIAQKHGRTPAQVVLRWHIQLGNIVIPKSVTPSRIKENIEVFDFSLDDEDLAAISALNEDKRLGPDPATFDMV; from the coding sequence GTGAGCAGCAAGGTCCCCCCGATCATCCTCAACAACGGTGTCGAGATGCCCCAGCTCGGCTTCGGCGTCTGGCAGGTCCCGGACGACGAGGCGGAGCGCGCGGTCGCCACGGCGCTGGAGACCGGGTACCGCAGCATCGACACCGCGGCGATCTACGGCAACGAAGAGGGCACCGGCAAGGCCATCGCCGCCTCCGGACTCCCTCGGGAAGACCTCTTCGTCACCACCAAGCTCTGGAACAGCGACCAGGGGTACGACTCCACCCTGCGCGCCTTCGACACCTCGCTGGAGAAGCTCGGTCTCGACCACCTCGACCTCTATCTGATCCACTGGCCGCTGCCGGCGCGGGACAACTACCTCGACACGTACAAGGCGTTCGAGAAGCTGTACTCCGACGGCCGTGTCCGCGCGATCGGCGTGTCCAACTTCCTGCCCGAGCACCTCCAGCGGCTGATCGCGGAGACGTCGATCGTCCCGGCGGTGAACCAGATCGAGCTGCACCCGCAGCTCCAACAGCGCGCGGCGCGGGAGTTCGACGCGGAGCAGGGCATCGCCACCGAGGCGTGGTCGCCGCTCGGCCAGGGCAAGGGCCTGCTGGAGGTCCCGGCGATCGTGGCCATCGCCCAGAAGCACGGGCGTACGCCGGCGCAGGTCGTGCTGCGCTGGCACATCCAGCTCGGCAACATCGTCATCCCGAAGTCCGTGACGCCGTCGCGGATCAAGGAGAACATCGAGGTGTTCGACTTCAGCCTGGACGACGAGGACCTCGCCGCCATCAGCGCGCTGAACGAGGACAAGCGGCTGGGTCCCGACCCGGCCACGTTCGACATGGTCTGA
- a CDS encoding glycoside hydrolase family 75 protein: protein MRLRPLGLATAAGTVLLAAAALAAAYGDSPKRAREGTVSAADLLAKVRSCDRISDGLYRTDAESAATIPVCGLKGAVFWKADMDVDCDGLRTEHCNEDRDPWYQDDTAFHQSDGRPLRADTLPYVVVPGKSALWDHAAAGIEGGGVVAVVHGDQVEYAVVGDTGPKEIIGEASYATAEALGIDPDPATGGAESGVTYILFKDSLVSPVESHGAAVALGDRLAREFLAGN from the coding sequence GTGCGTCTTCGTCCACTGGGTCTCGCCACCGCCGCCGGGACCGTCCTGCTCGCCGCCGCGGCCCTGGCCGCCGCCTACGGGGACTCGCCGAAGCGGGCGCGGGAGGGGACGGTGAGCGCGGCCGACCTGCTGGCGAAGGTGAGGTCGTGCGACCGGATCTCCGACGGTCTGTACCGCACCGACGCGGAAAGCGCCGCGACGATCCCGGTGTGCGGGCTGAAGGGCGCGGTGTTCTGGAAGGCGGACATGGACGTGGACTGCGACGGGCTGCGCACGGAGCACTGCAACGAGGACCGAGACCCCTGGTACCAGGACGACACCGCCTTCCACCAGTCGGACGGCAGGCCCCTGCGCGCGGACACGCTGCCCTACGTGGTGGTGCCGGGCAAGAGCGCCCTGTGGGATCACGCGGCGGCCGGGATCGAGGGCGGCGGTGTGGTCGCCGTCGTCCACGGCGACCAGGTGGAGTACGCGGTCGTCGGGGACACCGGCCCGAAGGAGATCATCGGCGAGGCGTCGTACGCCACCGCCGAGGCGCTCGGCATCGACCCGGACCCGGCGACCGGGGGCGCCGAGTCCGGGGTGACGTACATCCTGTTCAAGGACTCCCTGGTCTCCCCCGTAGAGAGCCACGGCGCCGCGGTCGCCCTCGGGGACCGGCTGGCCCGGGAGTTCCTCGCCGGGAACTGA
- a CDS encoding class I SAM-dependent methyltransferase gives MAHDHHHAPTGHAHGQTHGHAHGHETDIDWAEMGPVLESQAELLAPLYREAMGWLAEESPEPGLIVDAGSGPGVVACLFAEEFPGARVAAVDGSGPLLERARERAERLGVAGRFTTVTGELPEALDELDRPADLLWASRSLHHLGDQRAGLAAFAQRIAPGGTLALLEGGLPARYLPRDIGIGRPGLQSRLNAVEEEWFSRMRAELPGAVTETEDWPALLTAAGLKPTRTRTFLLDLPAPADEAARGYAAAYFTRLRDGLGDALDAEDRATLDRLLDPADPAGVHQRTDLFVLDAYTVYTAVRPV, from the coding sequence ATGGCGCACGACCACCACCACGCACCCACCGGGCACGCGCACGGACAGACGCACGGACACGCGCACGGACACGAGACCGACATCGACTGGGCCGAGATGGGCCCGGTGCTGGAGTCCCAGGCGGAGCTGCTCGCGCCGCTGTACCGCGAGGCGATGGGCTGGCTGGCCGAGGAGAGTCCCGAGCCGGGGCTGATCGTGGACGCGGGCAGCGGACCCGGCGTCGTCGCCTGCCTGTTCGCCGAGGAGTTCCCCGGCGCGCGCGTGGCCGCCGTGGACGGCAGCGGACCCCTGCTGGAGCGGGCTCGCGAGCGCGCCGAACGCCTCGGCGTGGCCGGCCGCTTCACCACCGTCACCGGCGAACTCCCCGAAGCACTGGATGAGTTGGACCGACCGGCCGACCTGCTGTGGGCCAGCCGCAGCCTGCACCACCTCGGTGACCAGCGAGCCGGGCTCGCCGCGTTCGCGCAGCGGATCGCCCCCGGCGGCACCCTCGCCCTCCTCGAAGGCGGACTTCCCGCCCGCTACCTGCCCCGCGACATCGGCATCGGCCGCCCCGGCCTCCAGTCCCGGCTGAACGCGGTCGAGGAGGAGTGGTTCAGCCGGATGCGGGCCGAACTGCCCGGCGCGGTCACCGAGACCGAGGACTGGCCCGCCCTGCTCACCGCGGCCGGCCTCAAGCCCACCCGCACGCGCACCTTCCTGCTGGACCTGCCCGCCCCGGCCGACGAAGCGGCCCGCGGCTACGCCGCCGCCTACTTCACCCGGCTGCGCGACGGCCTCGGCGACGCCCTGGACGCCGAGGACCGAGCCACCCTGGACCGCCTCCTCGACCCCGCCGACCCGGCGGGCGTGCACCAGCGGACCGACCTGTTCGTGCTGGACGCGTACACGGTCTACACGGCGGTACGCCCCGTCTGA
- a CDS encoding class I SAM-dependent methyltransferase, producing the protein MLDYDKEAESYDKLRGGEPRARAAADAVLGLIPDHEGRLLDNGCGTGIVTRLLAGARPALRVTGVDLTSAMARRASARLPGCVMRADSRRLPFADGTFDAVTSVWLLHLLDDPADLRAVIAESARVLRPGGTYVTTVDKAKAHDVGSDIDAVLGPRPRRPASDDPALVDAYAAEAGLVRTGLARFTGVGQGRSPRRTVTDLRRGWFTLLPPGEPRTEEFAARLARLPDQDRPRADPVFTVHAYRRSG; encoded by the coding sequence GTGCTCGACTACGACAAAGAAGCCGAGTCCTACGACAAGCTCCGTGGCGGCGAGCCCCGTGCCCGCGCCGCCGCCGACGCCGTCCTCGGGCTGATCCCGGACCACGAAGGCCGCCTGCTGGACAACGGCTGCGGCACCGGCATCGTCACCCGCCTGCTGGCCGGGGCGCGGCCCGCGCTGCGGGTCACCGGGGTGGACCTCACCTCCGCCATGGCCAGGCGGGCATCCGCCCGGCTGCCCGGCTGCGTGATGCGTGCCGACAGCCGTCGACTGCCCTTCGCGGACGGCACGTTCGACGCCGTCACCAGCGTCTGGCTGCTGCACCTGCTGGACGACCCGGCCGACCTGCGTGCCGTGATCGCCGAGTCCGCGCGGGTGCTGCGGCCGGGCGGCACCTACGTCACCACCGTCGACAAGGCGAAGGCGCACGACGTGGGCAGCGACATCGACGCCGTGCTCGGCCCGCGCCCCAGGCGCCCCGCCTCCGACGACCCCGCCCTGGTGGACGCGTACGCCGCCGAGGCCGGGCTCGTCCGGACCGGTCTGGCCCGCTTCACCGGCGTCGGCCAGGGCCGCAGCCCGCGCCGGACCGTCACCGACCTGCGGCGCGGCTGGTTCACCCTGCTGCCGCCAGGCGAACCCCGCACCGAGGAGTTCGCCGCCCGCCTGGCCCGGCTGCCCGACCAGGACCGCCCCCGCGCCGACCCCGTCTTCACCGTGCACGCCTACCGCCGGTCCGGGTGA
- a CDS encoding TetR/AcrR family transcriptional regulator, which translates to MAQDEGTGAAGVDPERLWLRPAEPRKGRRPSFSREAITVAAVALADAEGLDAVSMRRVAAAVGAGVMSLYSYAPDKETLLELMIDHVSAELPATGPLTGDWRADLKTVARLQRGHMLRHPWLPAALAAHRTPGPNVLAFLEHALTALRPCGLDGAARLEIFAQLTAFVAGHVTHELAQAAAVRSPGRAAAEARYLAAVAQDGDHPELAEALCAPRRPTDPEATFTRFLDRLVDGLDTDWSGAGHRPQGG; encoded by the coding sequence GTGGCACAGGACGAGGGAACCGGCGCCGCGGGCGTCGACCCCGAGCGGCTCTGGCTGCGCCCGGCAGAGCCCCGCAAGGGCCGCAGGCCCTCCTTCAGCCGCGAGGCGATCACGGTGGCGGCCGTCGCCCTGGCGGATGCGGAAGGGCTCGACGCGGTCAGCATGCGCCGGGTCGCGGCCGCGGTCGGGGCCGGGGTCATGTCGCTCTACAGCTACGCCCCCGACAAGGAGACGCTACTGGAGCTGATGATCGACCACGTCAGCGCCGAACTGCCGGCCACCGGCCCGCTCACCGGCGACTGGCGGGCCGACCTGAAGACCGTCGCCCGCCTCCAGCGCGGCCACATGCTGCGCCACCCCTGGCTCCCCGCCGCCCTGGCCGCCCACCGCACCCCCGGCCCGAACGTCCTGGCCTTCCTCGAACACGCCCTGACCGCGCTGCGTCCCTGCGGACTCGACGGCGCCGCCCGGCTGGAGATCTTCGCCCAGCTCACCGCCTTCGTCGCCGGGCACGTCACCCATGAACTCGCCCAGGCCGCGGCCGTCCGCTCGCCCGGACGCGCCGCCGCCGAGGCCCGTTACCTCGCCGCGGTCGCCCAGGACGGCGACCACCCGGAACTCGCCGAAGCCCTCTGTGCTCCCCGCCGTCCCACCGACCCCGAAGCCACCTTCACCCGCTTCCTCGACCGCCTGGTCGACGGGCTGGACACCGACTGGTCCGGGGCGGGCCATCGCCCTCAAGGAGGGTGA
- a CDS encoding CocE/NonD family hydrolase: MSFRKPPLSARLMRKTFRGLAAKRYEVGWEPGLAVPGADGGTLLTDHYFPRAGGDFPTLLVRSPYGRGLPWSPMYGLLFAEQGFHVVLQSCRGTGGSRGAFDLWRHEAADGRATVAWLREQPWFDGTLGTVGPSYLGYVQWALALDPPPELKAMVVQVGLHDPYALFHAGGALRLENALTVGLGMTYQHQGVAPFARAALRLRRHLRAVTMARPLRGAHASALGAEVPWLDEVMAHPDAEDPYWDGASAAPSERHRVPTGLITGWHDALADQTIEQYARLRRAGCETALLVGPWTHTSALQQGWPEVFAETLAWLRAHLCADPTALRPTVVRVHMGGENTWRDLDDWPPATEATSWYPTGDGRLTRRAPTDSAPPATFRHDPEDPTPALGGPLLSPGAGPRDNRPLEARGDVVTFTGPPLTEPLDVVGPVTADLTLSADTGHTDVFTRLCDVDPEGRSVNVCDGLGTLTASPHAPARITVPMSAIAHRFAPGHRVRWQISAGAHPRFARNPGTGEPRADTTVFRPIRLTLHGDSSLNLPDSANSGPRLAG, translated from the coding sequence ATGTCGTTCCGAAAGCCGCCGCTGTCCGCACGCCTGATGCGCAAGACGTTCCGGGGCCTTGCGGCGAAGCGGTACGAGGTCGGCTGGGAGCCGGGGCTCGCGGTGCCCGGGGCCGACGGCGGCACACTGCTCACCGACCACTACTTCCCGCGCGCCGGGGGCGACTTCCCCACCCTGCTGGTCCGCTCGCCCTACGGCCGGGGCCTGCCGTGGTCCCCGATGTACGGCCTCCTCTTCGCGGAACAGGGCTTCCATGTGGTCCTGCAGAGCTGCCGGGGCACCGGCGGCTCCAGGGGCGCGTTCGACCTGTGGCGCCACGAGGCCGCCGACGGCCGGGCCACCGTGGCCTGGCTGCGTGAACAGCCCTGGTTCGACGGCACGCTGGGCACCGTCGGCCCCAGCTACCTGGGCTATGTGCAGTGGGCCCTCGCCCTGGACCCGCCGCCGGAGCTGAAGGCGATGGTGGTGCAGGTGGGGCTGCACGACCCGTACGCCCTCTTCCACGCGGGCGGCGCGCTGCGCCTGGAGAACGCGCTCACGGTCGGCCTGGGCATGACCTACCAGCACCAGGGGGTCGCGCCCTTCGCACGGGCCGCCCTGCGCCTGCGGCGCCACCTGCGCGCCGTCACCATGGCCCGGCCGCTGCGCGGTGCGCACGCATCCGCGCTCGGAGCCGAAGTGCCCTGGCTGGACGAGGTCATGGCCCACCCGGACGCCGAGGACCCCTACTGGGACGGCGCGTCGGCGGCACCGTCGGAACGGCACCGCGTCCCCACCGGTCTGATCACCGGGTGGCACGACGCGCTGGCCGACCAGACCATCGAGCAGTACGCGCGGCTGCGCCGGGCCGGGTGCGAGACCGCGCTGCTCGTCGGCCCCTGGACCCACACCTCCGCCCTCCAGCAGGGCTGGCCCGAGGTGTTCGCGGAGACCCTCGCCTGGCTCCGCGCCCACCTGTGCGCCGACCCCACCGCACTGCGTCCCACAGTGGTGCGCGTGCACATGGGTGGCGAGAACACCTGGCGGGACCTGGACGACTGGCCACCGGCCACGGAAGCCACCTCCTGGTACCCCACCGGCGACGGCCGCCTCACCCGGCGGGCCCCCACCGACTCCGCCCCGCCGGCCACGTTCCGCCACGACCCGGAGGACCCCACCCCGGCCCTGGGCGGCCCCCTGCTCTCCCCCGGCGCCGGGCCGCGCGACAACCGCCCGCTGGAAGCCCGTGGCGACGTCGTGACGTTCACCGGTCCCCCGCTGACCGAGCCGCTCGACGTCGTCGGCCCGGTGACCGCGGACCTGACCCTCTCCGCCGACACCGGTCACACCGACGTCTTCACCCGCCTGTGCGACGTGGACCCCGAAGGGCGCTCCGTCAATGTCTGCGACGGACTGGGTACCCTCACGGCATCCCCGCACGCCCCGGCGCGGATCACCGTCCCGATGAGCGCCATCGCCCACCGCTTCGCCCCCGGCCACCGCGTCCGCTGGCAGATCAGCGCGGGCGCCCACCCCCGCTTCGCCCGCAACCCCGGCACCGGCGAACCCCGGGCGGACACCACCGTTTTCCGCCCCATACGCCTCACCCTGCACGGCGACTCCTCCCTGAACCTGCCCGACTCGGCCAACTCGGGCCCCAGGTTGGCCGGTTGA
- a CDS encoding helix-turn-helix domain-containing protein: protein MSERRTAPTVGQVVLGRRLQELRESTGLSRDEAARVLRVASATVRRMETAEVALKIPYVQALLAAYGVGEEEATAFVGLAEEANRPDWWQRFHDVLPDWFSLYVSLEGAARLIRSYEPHFIPGLLQTEAYARAVLEAGTIGQHGQETVDRHVALRLERQQLLERDDRPHLWVIMDETVLRRPVSTRSEVMRDQLDHLLEYAERDRITLQLAEFAAGPHPGTYAPFTLFRFAERELPDMVFTEYLTGALYLDSREEVAAHLEVLDHMTARAASAQRTRKLLREFRESL, encoded by the coding sequence GTGAGTGAGCGGCGGACCGCTCCCACTGTGGGGCAGGTGGTGCTCGGCAGGCGGCTGCAGGAGTTGCGGGAGTCGACCGGACTGAGCCGGGACGAGGCGGCGCGCGTCCTCCGGGTGGCGTCGGCGACCGTACGGCGGATGGAGACGGCCGAGGTCGCGCTGAAGATCCCGTACGTGCAGGCGCTGCTGGCCGCGTACGGGGTGGGCGAGGAGGAGGCCACCGCGTTCGTCGGGCTGGCCGAGGAGGCCAACAGGCCCGACTGGTGGCAGCGGTTCCACGACGTGCTGCCGGACTGGTTCAGCCTGTACGTGAGCCTGGAGGGCGCCGCCCGCCTCATCCGCTCCTACGAGCCGCACTTCATCCCCGGCCTGCTCCAGACCGAGGCGTACGCGCGGGCGGTGCTGGAGGCCGGGACGATCGGACAGCACGGCCAGGAGACGGTGGACCGGCATGTCGCGCTGCGCCTGGAGCGACAGCAACTGCTGGAGCGGGACGACCGGCCGCACCTGTGGGTGATCATGGACGAGACGGTGCTGCGGCGCCCGGTGAGCACCCGTTCCGAGGTGATGCGCGACCAGCTCGACCATCTGCTGGAGTACGCCGAGCGGGACCGGATCACCCTCCAGCTCGCGGAGTTCGCGGCGGGCCCGCATCCGGGGACGTACGCCCCCTTCACGCTGTTCCGGTTCGCCGAACGGGAGCTGCCGGACATGGTGTTCACCGAGTATCTGACCGGCGCGCTCTACCTCGACTCGCGCGAGGAGGTGGCCGCGCACCTGGAGGTGCTGGACCACATGACGGCGCGGGCGGCCTCCGCGCAGCGCACCCGGAAACTGCTGCGGGAGTTCCGCGAGAGCCTGTGA
- a CDS encoding OsmC family protein, with protein sequence MATTRTAHTVWEGELLSGSGTVTFDSSGIGSQPVSWPSRAEQANGRTSPEELIAAAHSSCFSMALSHGLTGAGTPPTRLETKADVTFQPGEGITGIHLTVRGEVPGLDADGFRTAAEDAKKNCPVSQALAGTDISLTAELA encoded by the coding sequence GTGGCTACCACGCGCACCGCACACACGGTCTGGGAAGGCGAACTGCTGTCGGGCAGCGGCACCGTCACGTTCGACTCCTCCGGCATCGGCTCCCAGCCGGTGTCGTGGCCGTCGCGCGCCGAGCAGGCGAACGGCCGCACCAGCCCCGAGGAGCTGATCGCCGCCGCTCACTCGAGCTGCTTCTCCATGGCCCTGTCGCACGGCCTGACCGGCGCCGGCACCCCTCCCACCCGGCTGGAGACCAAGGCCGACGTGACCTTCCAGCCCGGCGAGGGCATCACCGGCATCCACCTCACCGTGCGCGGCGAGGTCCCCGGCCTGGACGCGGACGGCTTCCGCACGGCCGCCGAGGACGCCAAGAAGAACTGCCCGGTCAGCCAGGCCCTGGCCGGCACCGACATCAGCCTCACGGCCGAGCTGGCCTGA